The DNA segment ATCACGGACTATGGAAGAAACTCTCGGTAGGTAAAGAGGGCACCGACAAGGCGGGGGAACGATACCTTAAATGGGGGAGACTATCTTCCAGTGACAGACATAGAGATCCACTGTCCATATTGTATGTAGGGCGTTATGGGTTTTACGATAAAGAAGGTTTAAAGGGGCGGGACGAAAGGTTGTATCAATTCTTTTTTGGTAAGCCTGAATTTTCAAGCAAGAAGGCAGCGTTGAAGTTTCTTAAGGTTGACAGCATTGACCCCAAGATTGCAGAGCAGAAAGTATACCTTTGGTGGCGGCGTATTAAGGGGGAACGTAAAACGCCTCGTAATACAGGCAAGAGGTATTGTGGCATCTGCATAACGCGCGAAGCACGAGAAGACGAATTAGTTTGTTCGCGTTGTTCTGAATATAAATGTTCTGGGTGTGGGGGCAAAGGTGCAGGGCGTTGTGGTTATAATACAATTTATACTTGTGACGGGTTATTGTCTCCTGTCTTCCCACAACAAGAGAAGCCAGAGCGGCTACTTAACCATGACATAGCCTGGCAAACGCTCCGGGCTTATCTTATCCTGGCAGAGCCGGAGGAGAAACACACACCGCCGAAGCGAGGGTTGCGAGAGGTCTGCGAAATGTGCGTATCTCTCGTGTCAGAAACGTTTGTACGGCTAGAGCCTAAAACGTTATTTGTATGTAAGCTTTGTGTGTTTGGCGTCTTTAAGACCGACGACCTTTTTGAAGAACCCCGAGTAGCTAAGGCGTCCGAAGGGAAATTTAGGAAGCTTCCCAGCCGGAAAGATTGTGTTATGTGCGGCAAGCCAGTGAGAGGTGGGTATCGCCCCACCTGTTCAGCGACACACTGGAGAAAATATAAGGCGTGGGTGTGGGAACGGGAAAATATCAGGTGGTTTTATACGACGGTTTACGACGAAACGAACAAGGGGCGTTGAGAACTTTAAAAAAATTCTCTAGATAAGCCCTTTTGGTGATTGTCCTCCTGTCACACCAACCCGTTATACTTCCCCAGCTTATAATAAATATCAGAGTTTTCAGACTACCCCTTAGTAGGGGAGGAGGTTTTTTCTTCCTTCCCATCAGAGAAGTTTTTTTGAAAAACCCCCAGACACCCGCTTTTTACTTTGGCCGTGTTTACCCCCGTAACATTTAGCCAACATAGTTGTTACGGTAAATATCAGCCATTTCAGACTACCCCTGTATGTGGGAGGGGTGTGTTTTTCTGCGCAAACGTTTGTTTATAAGGTTTTACTTCTATATCGTTTTATTACGGAGATACTCGATGGAAGACACAACCGCGGCCCAAGAGCCGATTTTAACCATCGGTGAGGTTGCTAAAATGCTACATACAGACCCTTATCGTATTCGTTATCTACTTGTGCGTGGCCACTGTCCGGACGTCCAGCAACTCGCAAACAGGCGGGTCTTCAGTGCCAAAGATGTTTACCGTGTAAAGAAGGCGCTGGAAGACACAAACGGGACGCGGCACGGGGAGGGGCGTTAGTGGATGGTGAAGAAAAAAGAACCGGGCGCGAACCCGCAGACGGAGAACGGATTTTTGCGGGTTGCGAATGAGTTGGCCGAAGCATTTTGTTTCGTGAATTTATACCCATACGAATCGCGGGTGTTGTGGTATGTCTTGCGGAAGACTTTTGGATGGAGCAAAAAAACTGACCGGATTCCACTCTCGCAGTTCTCGAAAGGCGCTGGACTAGACAGGCGGTTAGTGCATCGGGCCTTAAAACAATTACGAGAGAAGGGGCTCATTGTCATCACTAAAGATGA comes from the Candidatus Bathyanammoxibius amoris genome and includes:
- a CDS encoding helix-turn-helix domain-containing protein, whose amino-acid sequence is MEDTTAAQEPILTIGEVAKMLHTDPYRIRYLLVRGHCPDVQQLANRRVFSAKDVYRVKKALEDTNGTRHGEGR
- a CDS encoding replication protein, producing the protein MVKKKEPGANPQTENGFLRVANELAEAFCFVNLYPYESRVLWYVLRKTFGWSKKTDRIPLSQFSKGAGLDRRLVHRALKQLREKGLIVITKDDKNHISYGLEKDYTKWRVSSAKMTVIGKDDGVSSKKMTDLSSPKTPSIDNISKDTVSKDILSGKPDSVSLEIIDYLNKKLDTHY